Proteins encoded by one window of Bacillus rossius redtenbacheri isolate Brsri chromosome 14, Brsri_v3, whole genome shotgun sequence:
- the LOC134538776 gene encoding uncharacterized protein LOC134538776, with protein MSQTPSSFLPTVIDGRARKAPGRGEGYRLRSGTAQLLPALSAHAPVAKVGRGNCARAFLNRCARNVFVLHSAERDVCWRAYKPVFSDLLDQFPASHSAKICEELRRCLPHAANSAKRRVPLARTAERTASAATSASAARRPLKPPMRASALPTEESVIALKDPVPASELAGSIFPFCTVTIFNLCEIIFNHVSPELQSTEFWKDSTSAKNVTD; from the exons ATGTCTCAGACCCCCTCGTCATTCCTGCCGACCGTTATTGACGGACGAGCTAGGAAGGCGCCCGGGAGAGGGGAGGGATACCGACTGCGCAGTGGCACTGCGCAGCTTCTACCCGCCCTCTCTGCGCATGCGCCCGTTGCAAAGGTCGGGAGGGGAAATTGCGCCCGCGCCTTCCTCAACCGCTGCGCACGGAACGTCTTCGTTTTGCACTCGGCGGAGCGTGACGTGTGCTGGCGTGCATATAAGCCCGTCTTCTCGGACCTATTGGATCAGTTCCCTGCAAGTCACTCTGCGAAGATCTGCGAAGAACTGCGAAGATGCCTTCCCCATGCTGCGAACAGTGCAAAG AGACGTGTGCCGCTGGCCAGAACTGCGGAGCGGACTGCAAGTGCGGCGACGAGTGCAAGTGCAGCACGCAGGCCACTCAAGCCG CCGATGCGTGCAAGTGCGCTGCCGACGGAGGAAAGTGTGATTGCCCTGAAGGATCCTGTGCCTGCAAGTGAATTGGCAGGCTCCATCTTTCCCTTTTGCACCGTCACCATCTTTAATTTATGTGAAATCATTTTCAATCATGTGTCGCCAGAACTGCAGTCCACGGAATTTTGGAAGGACTCAACATCTGCTAAGAACGTGACTGATTAG